Below is a genomic region from Actinoallomurus bryophytorum.
CGATGGGCATTCCGGAGGCGGCCGTACGGGCACTCGCCGCCGGCGCCGACCTGCTCTGCCTCGGCTCGAAGGAGTACGAGGACAGCGTGCGCGCCATCCGCGAGCAGATCATGGCCGCGGTACGCGAGGGACGGCTGTCCGCCGAGCGCCTGGAGGAGTCGGCGGCACGCATCGCCGCCCTCAAGGCGTGGCTCGCCGTGCCGAGGACGGCCGAGGTCGACCGCGCGGTCGGGCTGGAGGCCGCGCGCCGCGCGATCCGGGTCACCGGCTCGCTGTCGGTCGCCGCTCCGGTGATCGTGGAGCTGCAGGCGCCGTCCAACATCGCGGTCGGCCCGGTGCCGTGGGGCTTCGGGCCGTGGGCGCCGGACGCCGTGCCGGTCGACGCCGAGACGGCCGACCCGGACGAACTCCTCGCCCGTGCCACCGGGAGACCCCTGGTCGTCGTCGTACGGGACGCGCACCGCTACGCCGGGCACCGGGCTCTGGTGACCACGTTGCTGTCCGCACGTCCCGACGCCGTACTCGTCGAGATGGGACTTCCGGTGTGGCGTCCCGAGACCGCCGCGTACGTCGCCACATACGGTGCGACACGCGCGAACGCGCGTGCGGCGGCCGAGCTTCTCGGGCTGGTGGGAGAAGAAACGGAGGCGGGTGGCACGATCACGTCGTCCGAGGCGGGATAATCGACCTATGAGATTGTCCGCACGGGTCGATTACGCGCTTCGCGCAGCCGCCGAGCTGGCCGTCGGCGGCGAGCGCCCCGTAACGGCGATCCAGCTCGCCGAGGCACAGCAGATCCCGCCGAAGTTCCTGGAGAACATCCTCAGCCAGCTGCGCCGTTCGGGACTGATCCGCAGCCAGCGGGGCCCTGAGGGCGGTTACTGGCTGGCCCGCCCGGCGTCGGAGATCTTCCTGGCCGACGTCATCCGGGCCATCGACGGGCCTCTCGTCGGCGTACGCGGCGAGCGGCCGGAGGACCTCGGCTACGAAGGCCCCGCCAAGGCGTTGCAGCTGGTGTGGATCGCACTGCGCGCGAACGAGAGGCTCATCCTCGAACAGGTGAGCCTCGCCGACGTCGCGTCGGGCGACCTGCCCACCGCCGTGCACGCGCTGACGAAGGACCCGGCCGCCTGGGACTCCCCCGCCTTCCGCCCGTGACCGATGCCGGAGGGTGACGTCGTCTGGGCGGCCGCGCGCCGCCTCCACGACGCGCTCGCCGGGCGCGAGCTGACCCGCAGCGACTTCCGGGTGCCGCGACTCGCCACCACCGACCTCACCGGACGTGCCGTGGGCGAGGTCGTCTCTCGCGGAAAACACCTCTTGACCCGGGTCGACGGTGATCTGACCGTCCACACCCATCTGCGCATGGACGGCAGCTGGCGGATCCGGCCCGCCGCCGCGCCGGTGCCACGCGACCACCGCGTACGGCTCGTGCTGGCCAACGCCGAGTGGCAGGCGGCCGGCTACTCTCTCGGCGTCGTGGAGCTGGTCCGCACCTCACAGGAGGACCGGGTCGTCGGCCGGCTGGGGCCGGACCTGCTCGGCCCGGACTGGGACGCGGCCGAGGCCGTACGCCGCCTGCTCGAAACGCCGGAGCGTGCCATCGGGGAGGCGCTGCTCGACCAGACCAGGCTCGCCGGAATCGGCAACCTCTACAAGGCCGAGACGCTCTTTCTGCGCGGCGTCGACCCGTGGCGCCCGGTCGGCGACGTGGCCGACCTGGACGGCCTCGTCGAACTCGCGCGCCGGCTCCTCGACGCCAACAAGGAGGGCGTCGACCAGAGCACGACGGGCACCCGGCGGCACGGCGAGACGACCTGGGTCTACGGGCGGCGCACCTGCCGGCGTTGTGGCGGTCCGGTCAGGCGCGCCGAGCAGGGCGGGCCGGCGCAGGAACGCGTCACCTTCTGGTGCCCGGCCTGCCAGCCCGCCCGATCCTGATGATCAGCGCTGTACGGCGAACATCCAGTGCTGTTCGTCCAGGTCCTGGGCCGCAGCGATCAGGATGTCCTGGCTCACCAGATCCGTGTCATCGGTGGTCTCGATGCGGTCGCGGAAGCGTTTGCCCATCTCCCCGAGCGTGTCGGTGATGGCGGCGATCACCTTGTCGTCGGGCAGGGACCCGCTCTCCAGCGGGTGCAGCTTGGTGTTCTCGGCGATCGTGCGCGCCCGGCCGTCCGGGTTCACGCCGATCGCGACGGCCCTCTCGGCCACCGTGTCGGCATGCTTGCGCGCCAGGTCGACGACCTCGTCGAGCTGAAGGTGGATCGAGCGGAAGTTGCGGCCGGTGAGGTTCCAGTGCGCCTGCTTGGCCGACAGGTGCAGGTCGATCAGGTCGACCAGCGCCTCCTGCAGCACGGCGCCGGTGACCCTGCGCGCCTCATCGGTGAGCGAGCTCTTGACCGTCGTCATGGCCAGATCTCCTTTCGCGGATGATTGCATCGCTACTGGCGGAACTTCCCTCCGCTCCCGTGGGATAAGCGTGATCGGCCTTACGTAAAGAAACCGTATGGTCACGAAAACGCAGAATGCCCCGCCCGCAGGGGCAGGGCATTCGCGAGTGCCGTGGGTGAGGACCTGATCCTCAGGCCGCCACCATGTCGGCGCGAAGTGCGCTCTCGATCGTCTCCGGAGTCGCCGGGATGCTCTCCGCCGAGATTCGCTCGGCGTCGATGCGCTCGTGCTCCGGCGCACCCGCCATCACCGGCTCCTGCTGCAGCTCGGCCAGCGCCAACTGGTCGGAGACGTCACGCAGGACGTGTGAGAGGGGGACACCGAGGGCTTTGCAGATCGACGCGAGCAGCTCGGAGGAGGCCTCTTTCTGTCCGCGTTCGACCTCGGACAGATAACCGAGAGACACCCTTGCGGCCGCCGAGACCTCCCGGAGGGTACGGCCTTGGCGCAGCCGCAGCTGCCGGAGTACGTCGCCGAGCAGCTGACGAAGCAGGACCATGTCTCGCTCCCTCCGATGAGTCCTGACCCTTCTTGTGGTTCCACCGTACCTGTCTTGACGAGGCAGGTGGCAGACCGAAGCTTTCGTGTTCGCTTCCGACGTAACGCTGTAATCACCCTGGTTCTTCCCGATCTTCCGCCCAGCCGGGCCACGGATCGGTCGCCTGAAGATCGAGCAGGACACGCCGCAGCAGGTCAAGGGCGTGCACGGCGGTCATCTGCCGGATCCCGGCGCGGGCGCGGGCCCCGTCGGCGGCCACCGGAAGGCCCGGCGACCGTGTCCAAACGTCTCCGCCGGAATCGGCCACCGCGACATGAACCGTGCCCACCGGATGCCCGTCCTGCGGTTCCGGACCGGCCACCCCGGTCACCGCGAGGCCGTACGAGGCGCCCAGACGCTCCCTGACGCCCCGCGCCATGGCGGCGGCCACTTCGGGGTGTACGGCGCCATGGGCGGCCAGGAGATCCTCGGGCACGCCGAGGAGAGAGTGCTTCAGCGGCGTGGCGTAGGCGATCACGCCGCCGGCGAACGTCGCGGACGAGCCGGGCATCGCGGTCAGCTCCGCGCCGAGCAGCCCGCCGGTGAGGGACTCGGCCACGGCCACGGTCGCGCCGCGCTCGGCCAGCAGGCCGTGCACGACCCGGTCGAGCGTCACCTCGCCGTCGCCGTACAGCGCTGAGCCGAGCAGGTCGCGCGCCGCCGCCTCGGCCTCGGCCAGCCGGTCCGTGCCCTCCGCCTCGATCCGTACGCGCACCTCGCCGGCGGAGGCGTAGTAGGCGAGCTTGACCCCCGCCATCGCCTCGACCGGCGCCAGCCGGTCGGCGACCACCGACTCCCAGACCGTGGCGGTGCGCAGGACGGCGGCGGACACCGTCTCGCCGCCGAGCTCGGCCAGGATGGACTCTTCGGTGATGGCACGCATCTCCGAGGGCACGCCCGGCAGGGCGTACACCACGCCGTCCGGCAGCGCCAGCCGCAGCCCGGGTGCGCTGCCCGCCGGGTTGGGCAGCAGCGTCGCCCCTCCGGGCACGTCGGCCATGCGCAGCGCGTCCGGGCGCAGCGGGACGCGGCGGGCGGCGGCGCGCTCGCGAAGGTTCCGCTCCACGTCCGGATCCCGGTGGAGCGTGACCCCCGCCGCGAGGGCGATGGCCTCACGGGTCATGTCATCGGAGGTGGGCCCGAGCCCGCCCGTCATGATGACCGCGTCGGCGCGCGTCAGGGCGTCGTGCACGGCCCCGGAGATGACCTCGAGGTCGTCGGGGACGACCGCGCTGCGCGTGACCTCGGCACCGGCCTCGGTCAGCCGCCGCCCCAGCCAGGTGGCGTTTCCGTTGGCGGTGTCGCCGCGCAGCAGCTCATCACCGACCGTCAGCAGTTCGACCCGCACGGCCATCGACCCACAGCCTCCATGCCTTGAGTACGTAGTCCAGTCCGGTGACGACCGTGACGATCACGGCCGCGCCCATGGTCACCCAGCGCAGGAGGTCGATCGGGCCCGGCATCACGTAGAACCCGATGGCGAACACCTGGAGCATGGTCTTGAGCTTGCCGCCCCGGCTCGCCGCGATCACGCCGTACCGGATGACGACGAACCTCAGCAGGGTGATCCCGATCTCGCGGACCAGGATCACGATCGTGACCCACCACCAAAGATCGCCCAGCAGCGACAGGCCCACCAGGGCGGAGCCGGTCAGCGCCTTGTCGGCGATCGGATCGGCGATCTTGCCGAAGTCGGTGACGAGGTTGCGGCTGCGGGCGAGCTGTCCGTCGACGCGGTCCGTGAAGGAGGCCACGCCGAACACCACCAGCGCCGCGATCCGCCACCACGTGCCGTCGGTGAACAGCAGCCAGAGGAAGAACGGCACGAGCAGGAGGCGTACGACGGTCAGCACGTTGGCGATGTTGAGCAGACCGGCCTGCGGGACGGCGGGCGTCGCGATCGGGTCGCTCCCGGCCGGGAGCGACCCGTCGCCGGCGGTCACCGCTCGTCCACGACGGCGAGAAGGTCGACCCCCATCGCCTCGACGACTTGGGCTCGGACGAACGCGCCGACCGGCGCGTCGCCCTTGAGGGTCACGATGCCGTCGATCTCGGGCGCCTGGTGGGCCGCGCGGCCCTCCCCCGGCTCCTCCACGAGGACCTCGACCGTCGAGCCGAGGCGTTCTTCGGCGCGCTGCGCGGTGAGCTCCTCGGCGAGCACGGACAGGTCGGCGACGCGGGCGGCCACCTCGTCGTCGTCCAGCTTGCCGTCGAAGCCGGCCGCCTCCGTGCCCTCCTCGTCGGAGTAGCCGAACACGCCGATCACGTCGAGCCTCGCCGCGGTGAGGAATCCGGCCAGCTCCTCGACGTCCTCCTCGGTCTCGCCGGGGAAGCCGACGATGAAGTTGGAGCGTACGCCGGCCTCCGGCGCGAGGGCGCGGACCTGCTCCAGCAGGCCCAGGAAGCGCTCGGTGTCGCCGAACCTGCGCATCCGCCGCAGCAGCGAGCCGCTGGCGTGCTGGAAGGACAGGTCGAAGTAGGGCGCCACGCCGGGTGTGCCGGCGATCGCCTCGATCAGTCCGGGGCGCAGCTCGGCCGGCTGCAGGTAGCTCACGCGTACGCGCTCGATGCCCTCCACGGCGGCGAGCTCGGGCAGCAGGGTCTCCAGGAGCCGCAGGTCGCCCAGGTCCTTGCCGTAGGAGGTGGAGTTCTCGCTGACGAGGACGACCTCGCGTACGCCCTGGCCGGCCAGCCAGCGCGCCTCGTCCAGCACCTCGGTCGGGCGCCGGGAGACGTACGCGCCGCGGAACGCGGGGATCGCGCAGAACGTGCAGCGCCGGTCGCAGCCGGAGGCGAGCTTGAGCGGCGCGGCCGGGCCGCCGCCGAGACGGCGGCGCAGCACGCGCGGGCCGGACGCCGGGGCGAGACCCTCGGGAAGGTCGGGCGCGCCGTGCCCGGGGACGTGCACATGGGAGTCCGACCGCTCGGCCGGGCTCAGGGGCAGGAGCTTCCTGCGGTCCTGGGGGGCGTGCGACCGGTGCGGGCG
It encodes:
- the rimO gene encoding 30S ribosomal protein S12 methylthiotransferase RimO translates to MSTADHSAKSADRRSVSLVTLGCARNEVDSEELAARLENAGWTLDDSGDASVVLVNTCGFIDAAKKDSIDTLLAASDSGAKVVAAGCLAERYGAELAASLPEADAVLGFDDYASIGDRLEDVVAGRPHRSHAPQDRRKLLPLSPAERSDSHVHVPGHGAPDLPEGLAPASGPRVLRRRLGGGPAAPLKLASGCDRRCTFCAIPAFRGAYVSRRPTEVLDEARWLAGQGVREVVLVSENSTSYGKDLGDLRLLETLLPELAAVEGIERVRVSYLQPAELRPGLIEAIAGTPGVAPYFDLSFQHASGSLLRRMRRFGDTERFLGLLEQVRALAPEAGVRSNFIVGFPGETEEDVEELAGFLTAARLDVIGVFGYSDEEGTEAAGFDGKLDDDEVAARVADLSVLAEELTAQRAEERLGSTVEVLVEEPGEGRAAHQAPEIDGIVTLKGDAPVGAFVRAQVVEAMGVDLLAVVDER
- a CDS encoding CinA family nicotinamide mononucleotide deamidase-related protein; amino-acid sequence: MAVRVELLTVGDELLRGDTANGNATWLGRRLTEAGAEVTRSAVVPDDLEVISGAVHDALTRADAVIMTGGLGPTSDDMTREAIALAAGVTLHRDPDVERNLRERAAARRVPLRPDALRMADVPGGATLLPNPAGSAPGLRLALPDGVVYALPGVPSEMRAITEESILAELGGETVSAAVLRTATVWESVVADRLAPVEAMAGVKLAYYASAGEVRVRIEAEGTDRLAEAEAAARDLLGSALYGDGEVTLDRVVHGLLAERGATVAVAESLTGGLLGAELTAMPGSSATFAGGVIAYATPLKHSLLGVPEDLLAAHGAVHPEVAAAMARGVRERLGASYGLAVTGVAGPEPQDGHPVGTVHVAVADSGGDVWTRSPGLPVAADGARARAGIRQMTAVHALDLLRRVLLDLQATDPWPGWAEDREEPG
- a CDS encoding helix-turn-helix domain-containing protein, producing the protein MVLLRQLLGDVLRQLRLRQGRTLREVSAAARVSLGYLSEVERGQKEASSELLASICKALGVPLSHVLRDVSDQLALAELQQEPVMAGAPEHERIDAERISAESIPATPETIESALRADMVAA
- a CDS encoding RrF2 family transcriptional regulator — encoded protein: MRLSARVDYALRAAAELAVGGERPVTAIQLAEAQQIPPKFLENILSQLRRSGLIRSQRGPEGGYWLARPASEIFLADVIRAIDGPLVGVRGERPEDLGYEGPAKALQLVWIALRANERLILEQVSLADVASGDLPTAVHALTKDPAAWDSPAFRP
- the pgsA gene encoding CDP-diacylglycerol--glycerol-3-phosphate 3-phosphatidyltransferase → MTAGDGSLPAGSDPIATPAVPQAGLLNIANVLTVVRLLLVPFFLWLLFTDGTWWRIAALVVFGVASFTDRVDGQLARSRNLVTDFGKIADPIADKALTGSALVGLSLLGDLWWWVTIVILVREIGITLLRFVVIRYGVIAASRGGKLKTMLQVFAIGFYVMPGPIDLLRWVTMGAAVIVTVVTGLDYVLKAWRLWVDGRAGRTADGR
- a CDS encoding Dps family protein codes for the protein MTTVKSSLTDEARRVTGAVLQEALVDLIDLHLSAKQAHWNLTGRNFRSIHLQLDEVVDLARKHADTVAERAVAIGVNPDGRARTIAENTKLHPLESGSLPDDKVIAAITDTLGEMGKRFRDRIETTDDTDLVSQDILIAAAQDLDEQHWMFAVQR
- a CDS encoding Fpg/Nei family DNA glycosylase, encoding MPEGDVVWAAARRLHDALAGRELTRSDFRVPRLATTDLTGRAVGEVVSRGKHLLTRVDGDLTVHTHLRMDGSWRIRPAAAPVPRDHRVRLVLANAEWQAAGYSLGVVELVRTSQEDRVVGRLGPDLLGPDWDAAEAVRRLLETPERAIGEALLDQTRLAGIGNLYKAETLFLRGVDPWRPVGDVADLDGLVELARRLLDANKEGVDQSTTGTRRHGETTWVYGRRTCRRCGGPVRRAEQGGPAQERVTFWCPACQPARS